The following proteins are co-located in the uncultured Draconibacterium sp. genome:
- a CDS encoding FecR domain-containing protein, producing MKDRQYNIENQFAKFLSGNMTSEESEEFNLWIESSPENQKLLRENKKLWDVSGNYFSPEQIGKDKESVLQKVQSKQTIQLNRARRKLLFYKVAAILAIPITFALSWYFITSNSNKETLAPEMFCEIAAPKGNVAKCILPDGSEVWINAGSTISYNTSVFNQQIREVQLSGEAYFEVAKNKEIPFQVSTSIANILVTGTSFNVKAHPGSNEFETILAEGGIEMELKNKTHQKLLLQPGERAVYNSAQLNIVVEKVDADYFTSWRNGELLFKDATLNDLVNELERIYDIKFNLQNQELGEFRFRGMFSYNNDLIEALEKIKRTAQIDYYIENKEVWLIKKSAN from the coding sequence GTGAAAGACCGACAATATAATATAGAAAATCAGTTTGCTAAATTTCTTTCCGGAAACATGACATCCGAAGAAAGCGAAGAATTTAATTTATGGATTGAATCTTCGCCGGAAAATCAAAAACTTCTCCGGGAAAATAAAAAGCTTTGGGATGTAAGCGGCAATTATTTTTCGCCCGAACAGATTGGAAAGGACAAGGAAAGTGTACTTCAGAAAGTTCAATCAAAACAAACCATTCAATTAAACCGTGCCCGCCGAAAATTATTGTTTTATAAAGTTGCCGCCATTTTGGCCATTCCAATCACTTTCGCACTTAGCTGGTATTTTATTACATCAAATTCGAACAAGGAAACGCTTGCTCCCGAAATGTTTTGTGAAATTGCTGCTCCCAAAGGAAATGTTGCCAAGTGTATCCTTCCTGACGGTTCTGAGGTATGGATTAATGCCGGGTCGACAATATCATACAATACATCTGTATTTAATCAACAAATACGCGAGGTACAGCTTAGCGGAGAAGCGTATTTCGAGGTTGCCAAAAACAAGGAAATCCCATTTCAGGTGAGCACATCAATTGCAAACATTCTTGTAACCGGTACTTCGTTTAATGTTAAAGCTCACCCGGGAAGTAACGAATTTGAAACGATTTTGGCCGAAGGGGGTATTGAAATGGAATTAAAAAATAAAACGCATCAAAAGTTGTTGCTTCAACCGGGAGAACGAGCGGTGTACAATTCGGCCCAGTTGAATATAGTAGTTGAAAAAGTTGATGCAGACTATTTTACATCTTGGAGAAACGGAGAGCTATTGTTTAAAGATGCCACTCTTAACGATTTGGTTAACGAGCTGGAACGTATCTACGACATCAAGTTTAACTTGCAAAATCAGGAGTTGGGAGAATTCCGCTTTAGGGGAATGTTTAGCTACAACAACGATCTGATTGAAGCACTGGAAAAAATCAAAAGAACCGCACAAATAGATTATTACATTGAGAACAAGGAAGTTTGGCTGATAAAGAAATCGGCGAACTAA
- a CDS encoding RagB/SusD family nutrient uptake outer membrane protein, which produces MKKIISSILVLYCGMFLLNSCDQELLEVQQHGALNPDTYYANASDADANQLIAAVYTTMYDMSGNSVTDGDDGVTRTANTNVNSQNAGSNGTFTSLYRVNYLCNLIIENLTPDTDIKKQVIGEAYFWRANAYVDLIIGWGTPPLVDHVLGPDELEPANGNTSELWAYVENSLAEAIALLPAKPGLGQQEAIGGRVTKGSASALLGKAMLYKKDYAAAVSALQPLISSGLYALEPVYLNLWHVASDFSDEYMWEWNMDDADQANFENQGDDRPIRLTWRAENVTVPGGLGVSGFGGADYGKDFYDFMLAHDGKNNRYRGTIWDYEDVLDRFVELGLAADRNSAIDEFWGAAPIMQNCQGYFRIKMVPWGPHPEIEGWVSDVYDWNWADNIHSKANWPGMRYSEVLLIYAEACLGAGTNAGEGLAAINEVRERAGIEPLGSYDLEDVKGERRAELVSEGVRYLDLKRWGDAASETAGLAAYTYTFEGYDGASADYLVTPTAVPEWSDFVVGRDELNPFPYNEMLLNPNIVQNPNW; this is translated from the coding sequence ATGAAAAAGATAATATCATCAATATTAGTTTTGTATTGCGGGATGTTTTTGCTGAATTCCTGCGATCAGGAACTGTTGGAAGTTCAGCAACATGGTGCGCTCAATCCCGACACTTATTATGCGAATGCAAGCGATGCAGATGCAAATCAATTAATAGCAGCTGTGTATACAACTATGTATGACATGTCGGGTAATAGTGTTACCGATGGTGATGATGGGGTTACCAGAACTGCCAATACAAATGTCAATTCGCAGAATGCCGGATCAAACGGAACTTTTACTTCGTTATACAGAGTAAATTACCTTTGCAACCTGATCATCGAGAATCTGACACCAGATACTGATATTAAAAAACAGGTAATTGGAGAAGCTTATTTTTGGCGCGCCAATGCCTATGTCGACTTAATCATTGGGTGGGGAACTCCTCCGCTAGTGGATCATGTATTAGGACCAGATGAATTGGAACCGGCTAATGGAAATACATCGGAACTATGGGCTTATGTAGAGAACAGTTTGGCAGAAGCCATTGCTTTACTTCCTGCAAAACCGGGTCTCGGACAACAAGAAGCAATCGGAGGGCGTGTGACCAAAGGCTCTGCCTCTGCTTTGCTCGGAAAAGCCATGTTGTATAAAAAAGATTATGCAGCTGCAGTTTCGGCCTTACAACCACTTATCAGTTCAGGATTGTATGCTTTGGAACCTGTATATCTTAATTTATGGCATGTTGCTTCAGATTTTAGTGATGAGTACATGTGGGAATGGAACATGGATGATGCCGATCAGGCCAATTTCGAGAACCAGGGAGATGACAGACCAATTAGACTTACCTGGAGAGCAGAAAACGTTACAGTTCCCGGAGGACTTGGAGTTTCAGGATTTGGTGGCGCCGACTATGGTAAAGACTTCTATGACTTTATGCTTGCCCACGATGGAAAAAACAATCGTTATAGGGGAACAATCTGGGATTATGAAGATGTTCTGGATCGTTTCGTGGAGTTGGGGTTGGCAGCCGACCGTAACTCAGCTATTGACGAATTCTGGGGGGCTGCACCTATTATGCAAAACTGCCAGGGTTATTTCAGAATCAAAATGGTTCCCTGGGGACCGCATCCTGAAATTGAAGGTTGGGTGAGTGATGTTTACGACTGGAACTGGGCTGATAATATTCACTCGAAAGCAAACTGGCCGGGAATGCGCTACTCAGAAGTATTGCTTATTTATGCTGAAGCCTGTTTAGGAGCTGGAACAAATGCAGGAGAAGGTTTGGCAGCAATTAATGAGGTTCGCGAAAGAGCCGGAATTGAACCACTTGGGTCGTACGATCTTGAAGATGTGAAAGGCGAAAGACGTGCTGAATTGGTCAGTGAGGGAGTTCGCTACTTAGATTTGAAAAGATGGGGTGATGCAGCATCTGAGACAGCCGGACTGGCAGCCTATACATACACTTTTGAAGGTTATGATGGTGCATCTGCCGATTACCTGGTAACACCAACGGCCGTTCCGGAGTGGAGCGACTTTGTGGTAGGTCGTGATGAACTTAATCCATTTCCTTACAATGAAATGTTGTTGAATCCAAATATTGTTCAAAATCCAAACTGGTAA
- a CDS encoding RNA polymerase sigma-70 factor: MNFLDKDIFEKIKNGDDVAFSQLFDENYTPLCFFVNKYLSDLDKSRSLVQEYFVDLWINHQKINIPDSPKSYLYNSLKNKTIDYLRKEKRLSQRAAMDIPQNSTPFRDLVEEAELNKKINASIEKLPPKCRQIFKLCRFEELKYSEIAEKLNISVKTVEMQMGIALKKLRDNLSEYQMFNLLVFVFSKKS; encoded by the coding sequence ATGAATTTTTTAGATAAAGATATTTTCGAGAAAATTAAGAATGGAGATGACGTGGCATTTAGCCAGTTATTCGACGAGAATTATACTCCGCTCTGTTTTTTTGTGAATAAATATCTTTCCGATTTAGACAAATCCCGTTCTTTGGTTCAGGAATATTTTGTTGACTTATGGATAAATCATCAAAAGATTAATATTCCGGATTCTCCAAAATCATATTTGTATAACTCTTTGAAAAATAAAACGATAGATTATTTGAGAAAGGAGAAAAGATTAAGTCAGAGAGCAGCAATGGACATCCCGCAAAACTCAACTCCTTTTCGCGATTTAGTGGAAGAAGCTGAATTAAACAAAAAAATAAATGCTTCTATTGAAAAATTACCACCCAAATGCCGACAGATATTTAAACTGTGCCGTTTCGAAGAATTAAAATATTCCGAAATCGCCGAAAAATTGAACATCTCCGTAAAAACAGTTGAAATGCAAATGGGAATTGCATTAAAAAAGTTACGCGATAATCTTTCTGAATATCAGATGTTTAATCTGCTTGTTTTCGTTTTTTCAAAAAAAAGTTAA
- a CDS encoding TonB-dependent receptor — MKKKLEALGMLYPGVKKMMLIMRLTIFLVLISVMASVASVYSQTTKLTVKMNNTRIADVFDAIEQKSEFYFFYNRDRFDDNRIVSVDVEGKTVEQILDELLEGQSVTYEIVNRNILIKSVEEFPGRTGTTQQKSVTGKIVDTSGEPLPGVTVVIKGTTNGTISDFDGNYILSGVSGGAVLQYSFVGMRTQEVEVGDQAVIDITLEAETIGLEEVIAVGYGVQKKSSITGAIASVDAEEMKNRSTNNVGQAMQGKVSGVQIMNMSSAPGADPTFRVRGYSSNGANSDPLYIVDGLKVKSISYLDPSSIESIEVLKDAASAAIYGAEAGNGVVLVTTRKGSKARSRFFYNSLYASQSPRKKLDFMNGDQFTSYWQEAGYPAGSFQSANTDWQDVMFETGQRMTHTIGFEGGTEKATFYAAFTYNSEDGMIVGDQDTYDRIAGQINATYQVNDWLKIGTNTSIERAEIVSVSANNMTSTGSVIGGAYFFDPTVPVNYTSDADAPAGLGQLAYEASGGYIDRSADGLLYGESILMQSNLWNPLLMKDNYTNQSWRSNINGSVYAELTPLKGLVYTSRLGYRFGTDMVSNYTSAFYHNTSQNRARGGLEASATHNFYYQWENFANYSFSVGSHDFTAMAGMQYVNDNTSFVSGNSALLASDEPNYRYLDYSDAAATDGVGGNNLDRRSISYFGRADWNYKGKYMLQGTFRADAFDASKLAPDNRWGYFPAFSAGWDISRESFVEDLNLNFLNQFKVRGSWGINGNVTVLNNYPYSPSLSLGDSYYSFSNQLVSGALPANQLPNPELVWERSKQTDIGFDSRFLDDRLTLNVDYFIKTTDGLLATGPAPVVSGTSSVMRNSGKIENRGLELDLGWKGQLGDFKYSIIGNFSTVKNEVLESPYGEGRQYGGGAFIAGFVGGGGTYFEKGYPIWYLRGRVLDHYDGDTGLPVWKTAEELGTDDGMDYLGSAIPDFSYGFTFSAEYKGIDLRVFGMGQQGSELSWAITRFDLPIMNYPTMLFEDRWTPTNLDAGFASPQVYTTGPAVAAYGGSDVFVFDNSFFKIKEIQVGYTLPSELINRIKISEMRIYVSLENYFTSTNYPGIDPESMAGVTAGDNPNLAGGMGIDRVQYPSMKQATFGINVSF, encoded by the coding sequence ATGAAAAAAAAATTAGAAGCATTGGGGATGTTATATCCCGGTGTGAAAAAAATGATGTTAATTATGAGGCTAACCATCTTTCTTGTTTTAATATCAGTAATGGCCAGTGTGGCCAGTGTATATTCACAAACAACTAAACTAACTGTTAAGATGAATAATACGCGTATTGCCGACGTATTTGATGCCATCGAACAGAAAAGTGAATTCTATTTCTTTTATAACCGCGACCGTTTTGATGATAATCGGATTGTGTCGGTGGATGTTGAAGGAAAGACCGTTGAGCAAATTCTGGATGAATTGTTGGAAGGTCAGTCGGTTACCTATGAAATAGTAAACCGAAATATTTTAATAAAATCAGTAGAAGAATTTCCAGGAAGAACAGGAACAACACAACAAAAATCGGTAACGGGAAAAATTGTTGACACATCAGGAGAACCACTTCCTGGAGTAACTGTGGTTATTAAGGGTACCACCAATGGAACTATAAGCGATTTTGACGGAAATTACATACTGTCAGGTGTTTCAGGCGGTGCTGTACTCCAGTATTCATTTGTAGGAATGAGAACTCAGGAAGTTGAAGTGGGCGATCAAGCTGTAATAGATATAACTTTAGAAGCCGAGACCATTGGTTTGGAAGAGGTAATAGCAGTTGGTTATGGTGTCCAGAAAAAAAGCAGTATAACCGGAGCAATTGCATCTGTTGATGCGGAAGAAATGAAAAACCGTTCTACAAATAATGTTGGACAGGCAATGCAGGGTAAAGTATCAGGAGTTCAAATCATGAATATGTCGAGTGCTCCCGGTGCCGATCCCACTTTTAGGGTAAGGGGTTACTCCAGTAATGGTGCTAATTCTGATCCACTGTACATTGTTGATGGTTTGAAAGTTAAAAGTATAAGTTACCTGGATCCTTCCAGCATCGAATCTATTGAAGTGTTAAAGGATGCCGCTTCAGCAGCCATTTATGGTGCAGAAGCGGGTAATGGAGTTGTTCTCGTTACAACCCGTAAGGGAAGTAAAGCAAGGAGCCGCTTCTTTTATAATTCATTGTATGCTAGCCAAAGTCCAAGAAAAAAACTGGACTTCATGAATGGTGATCAGTTTACATCCTATTGGCAGGAAGCAGGTTATCCTGCAGGTTCATTTCAGAGTGCAAACACCGACTGGCAGGATGTGATGTTTGAAACAGGTCAAAGAATGACACATACCATTGGTTTTGAGGGTGGAACTGAAAAGGCAACATTTTATGCCGCTTTCACCTATAACAGCGAGGATGGTATGATTGTAGGCGATCAGGATACTTATGACCGTATTGCAGGTCAGATCAATGCCACCTATCAGGTTAATGATTGGTTGAAAATCGGGACCAATACTTCAATTGAAAGAGCCGAGATAGTTAGTGTTTCTGCGAACAACATGACTTCTACAGGAAGTGTGATTGGTGGAGCTTACTTTTTCGATCCAACCGTTCCGGTAAACTATACAAGTGATGCAGATGCGCCTGCCGGCCTCGGCCAGCTTGCGTATGAAGCAAGCGGAGGATATATTGATCGCAGCGCTGATGGATTATTATATGGAGAATCAATCTTAATGCAATCCAATTTATGGAACCCGTTATTAATGAAGGACAACTATACCAATCAATCATGGAGATCAAACATTAACGGGTCGGTATATGCTGAACTTACACCTCTTAAAGGCCTCGTTTATACTTCAAGGTTAGGTTACCGTTTTGGTACCGATATGGTTTCCAACTATACCAGCGCATTTTACCACAATACCAGTCAGAACCGTGCACGTGGAGGTTTAGAAGCCAGTGCTACGCACAATTTCTATTATCAGTGGGAAAACTTTGCCAACTATAGCTTCTCTGTAGGAAGTCATGATTTTACTGCCATGGCCGGTATGCAATATGTAAATGACAATACTTCGTTTGTGTCGGGTAATAGTGCATTACTTGCAAGTGATGAACCAAATTACCGTTACCTGGATTATTCTGATGCTGCCGCAACTGACGGAGTTGGCGGAAATAATCTTGACAGACGAAGCATTTCATACTTTGGAAGAGCTGACTGGAATTATAAAGGCAAATACATGTTGCAGGGAACTTTCCGTGCAGATGCTTTTGATGCATCCAAATTGGCACCCGATAATCGCTGGGGATATTTTCCTGCTTTTTCAGCAGGTTGGGATATTTCCAGAGAAAGTTTTGTTGAGGATTTAAACCTGAATTTCTTAAACCAATTTAAAGTTCGTGGTTCATGGGGTATTAACGGTAATGTTACTGTATTAAATAATTATCCTTATTCACCTTCTTTATCGCTGGGCGATTCTTACTACAGCTTTAGCAATCAGTTAGTTTCCGGTGCATTGCCGGCAAATCAACTTCCTAACCCTGAGCTCGTTTGGGAAAGATCAAAACAAACCGACATTGGTTTTGATAGCCGTTTCCTTGACGACAGGTTGACACTGAATGTGGATTATTTCATTAAAACCACCGATGGACTTTTGGCAACCGGACCTGCTCCCGTAGTTTCAGGTACCAGTTCAGTAATGAGAAATAGCGGTAAAATTGAAAACCGCGGTTTGGAACTTGATTTGGGCTGGAAAGGCCAACTTGGCGATTTTAAATACAGTATTATTGGCAACTTCTCAACAGTGAAGAATGAAGTTCTCGAAAGTCCGTATGGTGAAGGTCGCCAGTATGGTGGTGGTGCATTTATTGCCGGTTTTGTTGGAGGAGGTGGAACCTACTTTGAAAAAGGTTACCCGATCTGGTATCTTAGAGGCCGCGTACTTGACCACTATGATGGAGACACAGGACTTCCTGTATGGAAAACTGCTGAAGAATTAGGAACCGATGACGGAATGGATTATTTGGGTTCTGCTATTCCTGATTTCTCTTACGGTTTTACATTTTCTGCTGAATACAAAGGTATTGATTTAAGAGTGTTTGGAATGGGTCAGCAAGGTAGTGAATTGAGTTGGGCAATCACAAGGTTTGACCTTCCTATAATGAACTATCCTACAATGCTGTTTGAAGACCGTTGGACTCCAACAAATCTCGATGCCGGTTTTGCCTCCCCTCAGGTTTATACAACCGGTCCGGCTGTAGCTGCTTACGGTGGATCTGATGTGTTTGTATTTGATAATTCATTCTTTAAAATCAAAGAAATACAGGTAGGTTATACCTTGCCATCTGAATTGATCAACCGTATTAAGATTTCTGAAATGAGGATTTATGTATCACTGGAGAATTATTTCACTTCTACAAATTATCCGGGTATCGATCCTGAATCGATGGCTGGCGTTACAGCTGGTGATAATCCTAATTTGGCTGGTGGTATGGGAATCGACAGGGTTCAGTATCCATCAATGAAGCAGGCTACATTCGGTATTAATGTATCATTTTAA